One part of the Nymphaea colorata isolate Beijing-Zhang1983 chromosome 8, ASM883128v2, whole genome shotgun sequence genome encodes these proteins:
- the LOC116258734 gene encoding cyclin-T1-3-like isoform X2, with product MFLAGKVEETPRPLKDVILVSYEIIYKKDPAAVQRIKQKEVYEQQKEHILLGERVVLATLGFDLNVHHPYKPLVEAIKKFKVAQNALAQVAWNFVNDGLRTSLCLQFKPHHIAAGAIFLAAKFLKVKLPSDGEKFWWQEFDVTPRQLEEVSNQMLELYEQNRAVPPSHGSEVDGVSVSAANHRAPAKALGALEETHGHPQSTTTASTNQPDNTSHMLLREDVANKYGVQAKQGAQLSQLEPSYTDNQGGHQRGTHGPHTGHGSAGPRIGDLDNKFDDSKDRWCHDSEAKGGYSASEAVCKIDKDKVKAAIEKRRKSRIDVNDSRPAASKRVDIMDEDDLIEQELESGVELAAETEKIKQERRQNWSKSINKTDQEVRKDLEDRSSDETNRKSSVIDGQSQTRKKSRSSDSEHLDGNGYSWEPSVTEEGELSGIDVLDVHSPKASCHMSPRSARGEKTRSPYGSWEQKGQSDAKNRTHYALNSLGYHHQDTRKETVGKVRHEYLDREHKRHKSENPHFSSMID from the exons ATGTTCCTGGCTGGGAAGGTGGAAGAAACCCCTCGACCCTTAAAGGACGTGATTCTTGTCTCTTATGAAATTATCTACAAGAAGGATCCTGCTGCTGTCCAAAGAATTAAGCAGAAA GAAGTCTATGAGCAGCAAAAGGAGCATATCTTACTCGGAGAGCGTGTCGTACTTGCTACGCTTGGATTTGACCTTAATGTTCACCATCCATACAAGCCTCTTGTTGAAGCAATCAAGAAATTTAAGGTAGCCCAAAATGCCCTGGCGCAAGTTGCATGGAATTTTGTGAATGATGG GTTACGAACGTCACTGTGCCTGCAGTTCAAACCCCACCACATTGCTGCGGGTGCCATTTTCCTTGCTGCTAAGTTTCTCAAGGTGAAGCTGCCATCTGACGGTGAGAAGTTTTGGTGGCAAGAATTTGATGTGACTCCCCGACAGTTGGAAG AGGTTAGCAATCAAATGCTGGAATTGTATGAGCAAAATAGAGCTGTTCCACCTTCACATGGCAGTGAAGTGGACGGTGTGAGTGTGAGTGCTGCAAACCATCGGGCACCAGCAAAGGCTCTAGGAGCTCTTGAAGAAACTCATGGCCATCCACAGTCTACTACCACAGCTTCTACCAACCAACCTGATAATACATCTCACATGCTTTTACGTGAAGATGTTGCAAACAAATATGGAGTTCAAGCCAAGCAAGGTGCACAATTATCTCAGCTGGAACCATCTTATACTGATAATCAAGGTGGACATCAGAGAGGCACTCATGGTCCCCATACTGGCCATGGTAGTGCAGGACCTAGAATAGGAGATTTGGATAACAAGTTTGATGACAGCAAGGATCGATGGTGTCATGATAGTGAAGCCAAGGGAGGCTATTCTGCTTCTGAAGCTGTTTGCAAGATTGACAAGGACAAAGTGAAGGCAGCAATTGAGAAGCGGCGGAAATCTAGAATTGATGTCAATGACTCAAGGCCTGCAGCCAGTAAAAGAGTTGATATCATGGATGAGGATGATCTCATTGAACAGGAACTTGAAAGTGGAGTTGAATTAGCTGCAGAGACAGAAAAGATCAAGCAGGAGAGAAGGCAGAACTGGTCTAAATCAATTAATAAAACGGATCAGGAAGTGCGCAAGGACCTTGAGGATCGTTCCAGTGATGAGACAAACAGAAAGTCTTCAGTGATTGATGGACAGTCGCAGACAAGGAAGAAATCAAGGTCTTCTGACTCTGAACATTTGGATGGTAATGGATATTCCTGGGAACCATCAGTGACTGAGGAAGGAGAGTTATCAGGGATTGATGTGTTGGATGTACATTCTCCAAAGGCCAGCTGTCACATGTCTCCACGGTCAGCAAGAGGTGAGAAGACAAGAAGCCCTTATGGTTCATGGGAACAGAAGGGGCAGTCTGATGCAAAAAACAGGACCCATTATGCGCTAAACTCTCTTGGCTATCATCACCAAGACACACGGAAAGAAACTGTTGGAAAAGTGCGGCATGAATACCTGGACAGAGAGCACAAGCGGCATAAGTCTGAAAATCCCCATTTTAGTTCCATGATCGACTAG